The following is a genomic window from Actinomadura sp. WMMB 499.
GACGGGTGGGCCGAGTGGGTGCGCCTGCGTCGATCACCTCGCAGCGGAGGGAGTGGCCGCTGTCGGAGAGCAGGAGAGTGAACGTGCCGCCGTGGCGGGAGTTGGAGTGGCGCACGCTGTTGGTGCATGCCTCGGAGATCAGCAGTTGCGCTGTTGCGGTGCGGTCGGTGTCGTCCAGCAACTTGGCGGCGAAGCGGCGGGCTTCGCTAACGCTCTCCGGGGTGGCCGGCAAGGTCACGTGGCCGAGGACGTTCCAGGTCGTCATGCGCTCATCGCCTCCGCGATCGTCGGTACGGCCCGGGGGTCGGTGATCAGTGCCCAGTCGGTGGACCACACCCAGGCCCACGTTCCGACTTGTGGGGCGGGAACGCAGGCGATGAACCGGGTCGTGTGCGTTCGAGGGCTCATTACGCGGAGTACGACGTTGTCGTCGGTGCCCAGAACGGTGGGCTGGAGTTCGTAGCGTTGTAGCTGGTTCGCCAGCCAGGTCAGGAGGTGTTGCCGCCGCCTGGGATCGAGTTCATTTTCCAGAATGTCCGCCATGTGGCACTTTCCCGTTCCAGTGCTGTGACCTCGGGTTTTCGGGACAAGCGTGCTGCGTGGCGGTTACTCTGTCGCTGTTCCGTGGAATTCCTGGAAATTCAGCCGACGGACGGAAGTGCCATGCACATCAACGAGTCCCCCGAGCCTCGATCGTCGATGTGGGCCTGGATCGCCTACCAACTGCGGTTCCAGCGGATGCAGCGCGGCATGTCGGGCCACGCCCTGGCCAAGCTCCTCAACTGCGCCCGTTCCTCGATTTCCAGACTGGAGAACGGCGAGGCCAAGCTGACCGACGCCCAGGCCGGCACCCTGGACAAGGAGTGGAACACCGGGGACCTGTTCAGGACCATGGTCTGGTACGCCCGGCTCGGGCACGACGCGAACTGGTTCAAGACCTTCACCGACTCGGAGGGGCGCGCGTCCGTTCTGAAGATCTACAGCGGCCAGCTGATCCCCGCGTTGCTGCAGACGCCCGAGTACGCGCGGGCTCTCCTGGTCGAGGGACGTGAACCGGGGATCGACGCTCTGGTCGAGGCGCGCATGGCTCGACAGAAGATCCTGACCAAGAATGCTCCCGCCGACCTCTGGGTGCTGCTGGCCGAGACGGCGCTGCCCTGTCTGGTGGGAGGGAAGGCGGTCATGCGCGAACAGCTCGCCAGGCTCGTCGAACTGTCTCAGCTGCCCAACGTGACCTTGCGGATCGTCCCCAACACCGCGGGCGCGAACGCGGGCCTCGACGGGCCGTTCAAAATCATCAAGGTCAAGGAGGGGTTGGTCGGCTACGTGGAGGCTCCCACCGGCGGACGGCTCGTCGCGGACGCCTCGGAAGTCGACGGGCTGGTGGACAGGTTCGACCGCATTGGGGCGGTTGCTCTCCCCGTAGACTCCAGTCGGAGCCTGATCGAGCAACTCAGGGAGACCATGTGACTTCCCCCCAATGGCGCAAGAGCAGCCGGTCCAGCGATGGAACCAGCGGCCAGTGCGTCGAGGTCGCCCGCCTCGACAGCGTCATCGGATTTCGGGACAGCAAGGCCGCGGGAGACGGCCACCTGGCGCTCTCTGCGAAGGTCTTTGCTGGCCTGGTCGCCAGCGTGAAGCGGAACGAGTTGGACCTTAGGTGAAGGACGGCTCGGGGCCGTTCGCAGACTCGATCTTGCCGACGGGGTTTGTTCGTTCTGCAGGTCAATGGAGTACGCGCGGGGCGGTTCGGCGGTAGGTCGACGTGGACGACGCCCGCCGTTGCCGTCCGTTGTGCGAGTGCCGTGGAGGGTGGGCCGCTGCGCGGTGGGCGGGCGGACCTCAACGGGGCTGCGACGCGGTCTCCGCTTTGCTGAGCGGAGAGGTGGCGGTGGTGGCCGGGTGAGTGATTGCGGGACGGCTCAGTTGCCTGATCGCCGCGTGTGGCTTTGGCGAGGTTGCCCTCGGTAGGAGCGAGTGAACATCCGCTGGTCACGGACGTTGAACTCGGGGTGCTTCTGGTGCCGTGTGAACCGGGGGAGTGTCGGGAGGGACGATCCGGTTCGCTAACGAACGGCTAACGGACGATCAAGAAGGCCGGTCCCCCGTGGCGGAGAACCGGCCTGTGACCTGCGCTTTCTCTGTCGGGACGGCGGGATTTGAACCCACGACCCCTTGACCCCCAGTCAAGTGCGCTGCCAAACTGCGCTACGTCCCGGTGCCTGCCGCGTGCAGCGGGCGTTGATTACTCTAGCGCAGTCCGCGGGGTAGTGCGTACCGGATTCTGAGGACCCCGAGGGTGGTCCGTGATCTTGTGGTGAGGGCCCGTCCCGCATGGTGTGACCTGGGTCACTTGGTGGGGTAGGGGACGGTCCCCGGACGGTCACCGGAAGTGGTGAAGTTCGGGCATCCAGGGAAAACCGGGTTAAAGATACGGGCAGGAGACCCGGAAGGGGACGAATAGTCCTTCGCTGGCGTATGTAGCTTTTTCTCTCGGGGCATGACGCGCCTGATGGGGGAGTGGCTTGGCCGAAGCGGAGGGGGCCCGCACGCCGGGGCTGCACGCGGCGGTGCCCGACCTTGAGGACCTGCGAGGGGCCGCGCACGACCGCGCGGTCATGGCGGAGGCGCGGGTGGTGCTGGCGCGGCGGCTCGGGGTGCCGCCCGGGGAGGCGCTGCAGCACCTGATCTGGCTCGCGCGGGACCTGGACATGGAGCTCGCGGAGGCGGCGGCGCTGGTGGTCAAGGACGTCGGCGCCGGATCGGCGGAGGCGGTGGCCGCGGCGCGGCGGGCGCCGCGGGCGGAGGTGTCGACGACACGGCGGGTCGTGGTGTCGGAGGCCGAGGACGTGCTGGCGCGGGTGACCGCGGAGGACACCGGGGGCGACCAGGAGATCTTGGCGGGGTTGCCGGACGATGTGGTGGCTCGGGGAATCCTGGACGGGGCGCTGGACTCGGCGGCGCACCTGGTGCCGGTGCGGGGACCGGAGGGGAAGGTCGCGGACTTCCTGTACGCGGCGCTGAACGGGCGGGCGAAGGATCTCTTCGGCAGGGGGGCCGAGGAGCTCACGGGGCTTCGGCTGTTGCGGACGGACCCGGGTGCCGCTCTGACCGGGCTGTTCGAGGAGTACGTGGAGGTGCTCGGCGGCGGGGAGACGCTGGATCGCGAGTCGATCATGTACACGACGGCGCAGAGCGGGCTGTCGCGGACGTCGCGGATGAGCGTGCGGTGCGTGCGGGTGCCGACCGGGGTGTGCGTGGTCTGGCGCTACCACAGCAGGGAGGATCGGCTCGCGCGGCGGATGGAGCGGGTGGAGCGCCTCGCCCAGCTGGGGTTCGGCGAGTGGGATCTGGTGACGGGTGAGGCGGAGTGGACGCCGCAGATGCTCGTGAACTACGGGCTGGCCCCGGAAGAGATCCCGCCGATGCCGCACGATCTGCCGAAGGCGGTGGCGGACGACGACCTTCCGCTGGTGGAGGAGGCGCTGCAGACGCTGTTCTCGCGGCGGGAGCCGGTGGAGGCCGAGCACCGGGTGATCGGCGAGGACGGGCGGCCGCGGCATCTGTGGCTGTTCGCGGAGCCGGTGCTGGACGACGCGGGCCTGCCGGTGTCGGTCAACATCGTGTCGCAGGACATCACGCGGCGGCGGGGCGTGGAGCGGGCGCTGGCCGACACCCGGCGGCAGATGCTCAAGCAGCAGGCGCGGACGGCGCAGGAGCGGCGGGTCGCGGTGACGCTGCGGCGCGCGATCCTGCCGGACGAGGGCGAGGTGGAGCGGCTGCCGGGGGTGCGGATCGCGCTGCGCAGCCTGGCGGCGGAGAGCGCGGCCAGGATCGGCGGCGACTGGTTCGCCACGCGGGGGCTGCCGGACGGACGCGGCCTGTTCGCGATCGGGGACGCGGCGGGGCACGGGCTCCCCGCGGCGGCGGCGATGGCGCGGACCCGCAACGGGCTGCTGGGGCTGGCGTTCACGGGCGAGCCGGCGGGACGGCTGGTGGGCTGGCTGAACGAGCTGGTCGGGACGATGGACCCGCCCGCGACGGGCACCGCGATCGTGGGGCACTTCGATCCGAGCCGGGGCGTCATGGAGTGGACGTGCGCGGGGCATCCGCCGCCGATCCTCGTGCGGGAGGGACGGGCCGCGCCGCTGGAGGTCGTACGGGATCCGATGCTCGGCGCCATGCCGGGTTGGGAGTACACGACGATCAACACGCCGCTGGTGCGGGGCGACATGGTCTTCCTGTACACCGACGGGCTGGTGGAGCGCCGGGACGCGGATCTGGACGAGCGCATCGCGCGGCTCACCACGATCCTGGAGGAGGGGTCGGGGCGTCCTGAGGTCGCTCTGGACGAGGTTCTGGCGCGGATGGAGCACGACCGGGCGGCCGACGACACGACCCTGTTCGCGCTGCGGGTCGAGTGATCTGTGACTTAGGACACCCGAAATGCCCTGCCGGGCGGTGTCCGTGCAGGTCGGAGGCACCGTGGCGGCCACTTTGTGGATCTAGAAATGGCGGCGGCGCCATTACCCGTCAGCCCTTGTGCATAAGGGGTTCCGAGGGAGCGGGTAAAGATCGGGAAGAACCTCCTGCGGGTGGGTGTTGGTAAGTCCTTGGAGGGTGCTTGACCAGGGAAAAGATCAATTTTGCTCTGGTTTGCTTTCCCGGGGAAGGTTGGTACCTTCAACTCGAATCTCGCAGCGCGATCCACGCGTTGTAGCCGGCCGTGCCAGGGGCGCGGCCGCCGGTCGCGGAGCGGACCACGCACGCGACGCGCGCCATGCACGCGCGCCCCTCAAGAGCAGTCGCTCAGAGAAATCCGACAATCCAGCGCCGCACCGCGGCGTGAAGGCCGAGTCCGCGTGAGCCCTTAAGGGCCGAGCGGAGCCGGGGACCCAAGTTCCACGGGGTGAATCGGCGTGCCCAGAGCGCGCCGTAGGGCTCTTCCATGCCCGAATCCGTCAGCTAACCCGGTAGGCGTCATGGGAGACAAGGAGATTCCCTGCATGACCGGTCGTTTCGATCGACTTAGCGAGTCCGTGAAGCGCTTCAACCCCCAGACCGCCGTGAAGCGGCTGGCTCCGGAACTCGCGATCAAGCGCATGACCTCCGAAGACCGGGCCGTCGGCGTCGCCGTCGGCGCGGTGCTGGCCGGCGCCGTGGGCCTGACGGTCTTCAACCCGGTCGCCGGTGCGAGCGCGTCCACCGAGGCCACGGCCGCGAACGCGCAGAAGGCCGCCGCGGTGTCGCACACCTCCGAGAAGGCCGCGACGGTCGAGAAGGCGGAGAAGGCCGCCGGGTCCGGGGCGACGATGAGCCTCGCCAGGGCCAAGGCGCACGGGTGGAAGGTCGCGCCCCGCGCCGTCGAGGTGTCCGAGGTGATCGACCTGGCCAAGGAGCAGGTCGGCATCGAGGAAGAGGGCCCGGGCGACATGACCAAGTTCCACGACTGGTGGGTCTCGACCCCGACCGCGAAGACGCTGGCCAGTGATGGCGGCTTCTCGGTGGACGCCTACAAGGGCGCCGCGTGGTGCGACATGTTCGTGTCCTGGCTCGGCGCGCAGACCGGCGTCAAGGGCATGAACTGGGACGCCTACACCGTCACGCACGCCAATTGGTTCAAGGACCAGGACCGCTGGGGCCAGAAGGCCAAGCCCGGCGCGATCGTGTTCTTCGACTGGGGCGCCGGCTCGGACGGTGACATCGGCGACATCGACCACGTCGGCATCGTCGAGAAGGACAACGGCGACGGCACCGTCAGCACCATCGAGGGCAACAGCAACAACGCCGTCGAGGAGAAGACCCGCGACAAGGGCCAGATCGTCGGCTACGGCTACCCCGAGTACGCCTGATCCGCGGATCGCGAAGGCGCCCGGCGCACCGCCGGGCGCCTTCGGCGTTCCGACGGTAATGCGAACCATTGACAGGCTTTGGCCGCGCTTGGACCTCGCCCGCGCGTTCCTGGAAAGGAATCCCTGGCACGCGGAGTAGC
Proteins encoded in this region:
- a CDS encoding ATP-binding protein, coding for MTTWNVLGHVTLPATPESVSEARRFAAKLLDDTDRTATAQLLISEACTNSVRHSNSRHGGTFTLLLSDSGHSLRCEVIDAGAPTRPTRRHGTEPRDHGHGILLIETLATRSGYDTDETGNLHTWFEIA
- a CDS encoding CHAP domain-containing protein, producing the protein MKRFNPQTAVKRLAPELAIKRMTSEDRAVGVAVGAVLAGAVGLTVFNPVAGASASTEATAANAQKAAAVSHTSEKAATVEKAEKAAGSGATMSLARAKAHGWKVAPRAVEVSEVIDLAKEQVGIEEEGPGDMTKFHDWWVSTPTAKTLASDGGFSVDAYKGAAWCDMFVSWLGAQTGVKGMNWDAYTVTHANWFKDQDRWGQKAKPGAIVFFDWGAGSDGDIGDIDHVGIVEKDNGDGTVSTIEGNSNNAVEEKTRDKGQIVGYGYPEYA
- a CDS encoding helix-turn-helix transcriptional regulator produces the protein MEFLEIQPTDGSAMHINESPEPRSSMWAWIAYQLRFQRMQRGMSGHALAKLLNCARSSISRLENGEAKLTDAQAGTLDKEWNTGDLFRTMVWYARLGHDANWFKTFTDSEGRASVLKIYSGQLIPALLQTPEYARALLVEGREPGIDALVEARMARQKILTKNAPADLWVLLAETALPCLVGGKAVMREQLARLVELSQLPNVTLRIVPNTAGANAGLDGPFKIIKVKEGLVGYVEAPTGGRLVADASEVDGLVDRFDRIGAVALPVDSSRSLIEQLRETM
- a CDS encoding PP2C family protein-serine/threonine phosphatase, translating into MAEAEGARTPGLHAAVPDLEDLRGAAHDRAVMAEARVVLARRLGVPPGEALQHLIWLARDLDMELAEAAALVVKDVGAGSAEAVAAARRAPRAEVSTTRRVVVSEAEDVLARVTAEDTGGDQEILAGLPDDVVARGILDGALDSAAHLVPVRGPEGKVADFLYAALNGRAKDLFGRGAEELTGLRLLRTDPGAALTGLFEEYVEVLGGGETLDRESIMYTTAQSGLSRTSRMSVRCVRVPTGVCVVWRYHSREDRLARRMERVERLAQLGFGEWDLVTGEAEWTPQMLVNYGLAPEEIPPMPHDLPKAVADDDLPLVEEALQTLFSRREPVEAEHRVIGEDGRPRHLWLFAEPVLDDAGLPVSVNIVSQDITRRRGVERALADTRRQMLKQQARTAQERRVAVTLRRAILPDEGEVERLPGVRIALRSLAAESAARIGGDWFATRGLPDGRGLFAIGDAAGHGLPAAAAMARTRNGLLGLAFTGEPAGRLVGWLNELVGTMDPPATGTAIVGHFDPSRGVMEWTCAGHPPPILVREGRAAPLEVVRDPMLGAMPGWEYTTINTPLVRGDMVFLYTDGLVERRDADLDERIARLTTILEEGSGRPEVALDEVLARMEHDRAADDTTLFALRVE
- a CDS encoding DUF397 domain-containing protein, with product MTSPQWRKSSRSSDGTSGQCVEVARLDSVIGFRDSKAAGDGHLALSAKVFAGLVASVKRNELDLR